DNA from Bacteroidia bacterium:
TCCCGCCCCCAAAACAAACGCAGCCGTCAGGTTAATCCATTTGGGCAAATGGCCGCTAAACGAAAAGATCAGCATGGCTGCCAGCGACAGTATCAGGTAAGCGGAGAGCCAAACTGGCCAGGGTTCAAAAACGGCCATGTCACGATTGAGGCTGAAAGCGCTCACATAAAAGAGGGAAAGCGCCAGGGTCATCAGTGCATTGTCATATTTCCAGACCTTTAGCCGGTTTGTTTTCCAATCGGCATAAAGCATCACAACCATGCCTGCCAACGCCAGGATATAGTTCATCCAGAACCGCTGGTCCAGGTCCATCTCCCATACCCGCGCGACTTTTTGTAATGGAAGAAAATAGATGAGAAGGGAAATCGTTAGAAGTCCAAGCATAAAAAGAAATGCATGTTTGTGCGCTCTGTCCCTGAATATTTTACGCTGGAGAAAGGGTTTTCTTTTACTAGTTGCCGAGAGCTCCTCCATAGAGGTTTTCTGTGCCAGTTTTTTTTCCAGTTCAGCTAGTTGGAGGTCATGATGTTTATCCATTGGTATTGATTTTTGAATTGCTATAAAACGTAACAAAGAGCTTTGTATTGCAAAGTTGGAGTATAAATTTTTTTTGGTCTTAACGGAACTTTAATGAAAGAATAAATGCCGCACAAGTGCTAAAAACCAGAGGCCGCGACCTGCACAAGGTCGCTCCCCCCTTTGACGGGAGGCAGGGGGGTTTTGCTGCTCGGGAATGCACCGCTGCCATTAATTTCCTGGCAACTCCAAATTTTTACCCTTCTGTTTCTCTAATCAATTGTCCCAGCGCATCAAGATGGTCGGTAAAAGCCTTCCTGCCTGAGCGCGTGACCTGATAAGTAGTATTGGGCTTCTTCCCGACAAACTGCTTTTTTACTTCCAGGTATTTCAGTTTCTCAAGCGCGGAGAGGTGGCTGGCCAGGTTTCCATCCGTTACCTGTAGCGTTTCTTTCAGCGCATTGAATTCCACCCAGTCGTTTACCACCAGGATGGACATAATGCCCAACCGCACCCGATTCTCGAAAGCTTTATTCAGCCTGTTGACAATGTCCTTCATCGCTCATATTTCCAGTACATCCACACCCCGTAAATGATGTGCAGCAGTCCGAAACCGATGGCCCAGAACAAAATGCCGTGGCTGGCCACAAACCCGGCAACCAGTCCGATACCCACCTCCATCAGGCCGAGGTAGCGGACATCCTCAAGCGTGTATTTGCTGCCGT
Protein-coding regions in this window:
- a CDS encoding transcriptional regulator; this encodes MKDIVNRLNKAFENRVRLGIMSILVVNDWVEFNALKETLQVTDGNLASHLSALEKLKYLEVKKQFVGKKPNTTYQVTRSGRKAFTDHLDALGQLIRETEG